DNA from Nitriliruptor alkaliphilus DSM 45188:
GTAGGTGACGGCACCTTCCGATGTGGGTGGCGGTCGCCGACGTGTCCGGGTGCTCCGGCCGCGACGGTGGTCGCCATCCGACACCGGAGCGCTGCCGTGCCGCCCACCGACCGCTACGACGCCATCGTGGTGGGTGCCCGCGTCGCGGGTGCCTCGACCGCCATGCTGCTCGCCCGTTCCGGCCTGCGGGTCCTGGTCGTCGACCGCGACCGGTACGGCAGCGACACCCTGTCCACGCATGCGCTCATGCGCGGCGGGGTGCTGCAGCTCAGCAGGTGGGGGCTGCTGGACGAGCTCGTCGCGGCCGGCACACCGCCCGTCCACCGCACCGTCCTGCGCTACGGCACGACGGAGGAGACGGTCGAGGTGCAACCCGGGCCGCACGTGCCGGCCCTGTTCGCGCCCCGACGCACGGTGCTCGACCGGCTCCTGGTCGACGCTGCGGTCCGCGCCGGCGCCGAGGTCCGCTTCCGCACGTGCCTGACCGACCTGCTGCGCGACGACGACGGCCGCGTGGTCGGCATCGAGGCTCGAGGTGAGGACGGCGAACGCTGGACCGCGACCGCGCCGGTGACGATCGGCGCCGACGGCATCCGCTCCCTCGTCGCCCGACAGGTCGGGGCCGGGACGTACGCCGCCGGCGTGCACGCCAGCGCGATGGTCGTCGGTCACTGGTCCGGCGTCGACGTCGACGGGTACCACGTGCGGTACGGCCCCGGGGCTGCAGCCGGGCTGATCCCGACCAACGACGGACGGGCGTGCTGCTGGGTCGCGACCCCCGCCGCCGGGTTCACCGACCAGCGTCGAGAGCCGGCCCTCGGCATGACCGGCGTGCTCGGCGTCCTCGCCCCCGACTGGGCCGACGCCCTGGACGCGGGCGTACGGCACGGGCCCATCCGCGGCTTCGCTGGCGTACCCGGCTACCTCCGCCAACCCTGGGGGCGCGGTTGGGCCTTGGTCGGCGACGCCGGGTTCTTCAAGGATCCCCTCACCACGCACGGCATGACCGACGCCCTGCGGGACGCCGAGCTCCTGGCCCGGGCCGTCGTGGGTGCTGCCGGCAGCGCGCGTGCCCTGGACGCAGCCCTCGCCGGGTACCACGACACCCGCGACCGCTTCGCCGGCGAGCTGCTGCGGCTCTCCGACGCGATCGCCGCGTACGACTGGGAGCCGGGCGAGCTGCGAGGGATGTTCCTCGACGTCAGCGCCGCGGTCCGTCCCGAGCTCACCCACCTCCTCGGTCTCGACGCCCCTACGGAGGCCGACGTGCTGACCGCGGGTGCCGGCGCGGGCGGTCGCGGGCGGGGCGGGGCAGCGTGATGCTCGACACCGACGACCTCGGCACCATCCTCGGCGTCTGGGCGCACCCGGACGACGAAGCCTTCCTCTCCGCCGGACTGATGGCCCGGGCGGTCGACCGCGGCCACCGGGGCGCGTGCGTCACCGCGACCCCGGGCGAGCGCGGCACGTCCGATCCGGCGGCGTGGCCGCCGGAGCGCCTCGGACGGCGACGGGCGCTCGAGCTGCGGGCGTCGCTCGCGGCGGCCGGCGTCACCGATCACCGGTTCCTCGGGTACGTCGACGGCACGCTCGACCAGGCGGACGACCGGAACGGCACCGACCGGATCGCGGCGGCCCTGGCGGCGGTCGAGCCGGACACGGTAGTGACCTTCGGGCCGGACGGCGCGACCGGGCACCTCGACCACGCGGCGGTCTCGCGCTGGGCCACGCGGGCGGTCGTCGGCGCGGCTCGTCCGCCCCGGTTGCTGTACGCCACGACGACCGCCGAGTTCACCCGGCGGTAGCCAACCGTCAACGGGGACCTCGGCGCCTTCGGTGAGGGGTTGCCGCTCGAGACGCCGGCGGACGAGGTGGTGCTCGAGGTCCGCCTCGACGGCGACGAACTCGACCCCGCTGCGTGCCCCCACCCTGCGCCGCGCCGCGCCGCGCTGCTGGTGCTCTACCTGGCACACGGTGCGGGGCCGCGGGGGTTCGTCCTCACCGACGTCTTGGCGACGGCCGTCCCCGCTGCGGCTAGGTAGCGGACGCGGAGCGTGTCACTGTCTGTGGTGGAACAACCACTGGACGTGAGATTTGGTGCGGCTTACGATCCCGCGCAAACGCGGGTCCAACGGGGGCGCGCGGGGGAGAAGAGCCAGATGAGCACTGCGTCCCAGGCCGGTCGGCGACCGGCACGACTCAGCCGTGGCCGGAAGCGTGGCGGCCCCCTTCTCGCCAGGCGACGTCGGCCCGGTTCGGGCTCGGAAGGGGCGACGGTGGCGTTCAAGTGCCTCCTGGTGACCGTCGTCCTGGGCCTCCTGCACGGGCTGGTCGGCTTGGGTGCTCTTGCCTCGCATGCGCAGGCGAACCCGGTGTACGAGATCACGGCACGCTGGGCGGACGGGGAGCTGACGCAGGCTCGGTCGGGCGAGTCGGTGGTGTCGGAGTGGCGGATCAGCGTCAACGATGACGCGGCAGCGCCATCGAATGATCCAGTCGATGACGTGACGTTCACGGTGACGGCGACCAACGGCGTGTTCACTTCGATCCCCGGCCCCTGCCTGACCGAGGAGGTGACGACACCCTCGTCGATCTCCGCCGACGGCACGGCGCTCACGTGCAACCTCGGCACGCTGAACATGGGCACTGCCGTCGTCGCGCAGATCCCGGTCGTCGTCGACGGCGCGGTCGGCGACGAGCTGGGCCTGTCTGGTGACATCGGGGAGCTCACGGCGTCGCCGGACACGACGATCCAGATCACGGGTGACTTCGGGATGGACATCACCTGGCAGAACCCGACCTCGTGGGCCCGGTGGTTGAACAACGACACGACGATCCGGGTCGACTACCAGTGGACGCTGAACCTGCTGAACGGCAGCGAGGCCGGCCCGAACTCGGTCTCGTACACGCTCGACCTCGACCCGAGTACCGGCGGGACCATCACCGCGCTCGCGTGCGTGCCGTTCCAGTTCGACATGGCGTCCGGGCACCCGTGGTCAGCAGGCGATTTCCCGCCCGAGCAGACCGCGCCGTACGTGGACACCTGCACGCTGACCTCGACCGGGGTGGCGAACCAGTTCACGATGACGCTGACCGGGATCGACTACTCCCTGACGCAGGTCCCGACGATGGACTCGGGCGGCAACCTCCTTCCGACCGATCGCTCCGCCATCGCCAGCGGCCGGATCGTCTTCGACATGCCGGCCACCACCGCCGGCAGCATCAGCTTGACCTCCTCGACGCCGACGTACACGTCGGTGTCGGGCGCGACCTACACCGATGACGGTGGCAACAACACCGTGTCCAAGACGTTCGCCCTCCCCGGCGGTTGGGCGTCGGCGTACATGCGGGTGCACACCGGCCAGGGGGGCACGAACTGGGACTACACGTACTGGGCGGCACCCGGCACGACGCTCTCCGTGAACAACCACAGTCGGCTCCACACGAACTCGAACAACCTCGGCCTGCAGATGCAGCAGTGCACGGTACTCGACACCAACTACGTCACCTACTCGGATACGAATCCGCACGTTCCGGGCACCAGCAATGAGGACGGAACCGGCCGCCACCTCGGAGACGGCACTGGCCGGTGGATCGACGGTGAGTTCGAGTACACGAGGTGGTACTACGTCGGCAACCACGGGTCGGTCACGCCGGGGTCGGCGACCTACGACCCCGAGACGTTCGCCGCGAACTGCGAGCTGGACCCGGGCGGCTGGACCACCACGCTCCCGGCCGACCTGAGCACGGTCAAGGCAGTGCGCTTGTCGTACCAGATCACGGGGGATCTGTACGAGTTCCACTCCATCGTCATGCGGACCTACCCGACCATCAAGGCGGACGCGCCGGTCGGGCAGGACATCTGGCAGTTCAGCTCGTACAGGCTCGGCACCAACGCCTGGAACTACAACACCACCCAGGTCATCACTCCCACGCCCGGCGCGCGGTATCCACATACGAACGCATGGCGTGACGTGGTCCGGGTCGCCGGTGTGGAGCCGTACCTGGAGAAGAGCGTCGACCGTGCGGTCGTGCAGGTCGGCGAGCCGTTCGTGTACACGATCGGGTACGCCGCGAACGGCGACGCGGCGGCTCCCGAGACGGTGGACGGGTTCACGATCGTGGACATGTTGCCGCTCGGGGTGGAGTACGTGCCCGGTTCCTCGTCGATCGGCGAGCCGACGATCACGGTCCACGACTCGGGCCGTCAGGTGTTGACGTGGACCCTCGACGGGGTGCCGACCAACCAGTTGCACGCCTTCACGTTCCAGGCGGTCGCGACGGAGGACGCCCCGACGGGAGTGATC
Protein-coding regions in this window:
- a CDS encoding PIG-L deacetylase family protein, which translates into the protein MLDTDDLGTILGVWAHPDDEAFLSAGLMARAVDRGHRGACVTATPGERGTSDPAAWPPERLGRRRALELRASLAAAGVTDHRFLGYVDGTLDQADDRNGTDRIAAALAAVEPDTVVTFGPDGATGHLDHAAVSRWATRAVVGAARPPRLLYATTTAEFTRR
- a CDS encoding NAD(P)/FAD-dependent oxidoreductase, producing MPPTDRYDAIVVGARVAGASTAMLLARSGLRVLVVDRDRYGSDTLSTHALMRGGVLQLSRWGLLDELVAAGTPPVHRTVLRYGTTEETVEVQPGPHVPALFAPRRTVLDRLLVDAAVRAGAEVRFRTCLTDLLRDDDGRVVGIEARGEDGERWTATAPVTIGADGIRSLVARQVGAGTYAAGVHASAMVVGHWSGVDVDGYHVRYGPGAAAGLIPTNDGRACCWVATPAAGFTDQRREPALGMTGVLGVLAPDWADALDAGVRHGPIRGFAGVPGYLRQPWGRGWALVGDAGFFKDPLTTHGMTDALRDAELLARAVVGAAGSARALDAALAGYHDTRDRFAGELLRLSDAIAAYDWEPGELRGMFLDVSAAVRPELTHLLGLDAPTEADVLTAGAGAGGRGRGGAA
- a CDS encoding DUF7507 domain-containing protein, which gives rise to MAFKCLLVTVVLGLLHGLVGLGALASHAQANPVYEITARWADGELTQARSGESVVSEWRISVNDDAAAPSNDPVDDVTFTVTATNGVFTSIPGPCLTEEVTTPSSISADGTALTCNLGTLNMGTAVVAQIPVVVDGAVGDELGLSGDIGELTASPDTTIQITGDFGMDITWQNPTSWARWLNNDTTIRVDYQWTLNLLNGSEAGPNSVSYTLDLDPSTGGTITALACVPFQFDMASGHPWSAGDFPPEQTAPYVDTCTLTSTGVANQFTMTLTGIDYSLTQVPTMDSGGNLLPTDRSAIASGRIVFDMPATTAGSISLTSSTPTYTSVSGATYTDDGGNNTVSKTFALPGGWASAYMRVHTGQGGTNWDYTYWAAPGTTLSVNNHSRLHTNSNNLGLQMQQCTVLDTNYVTYSDTNPHVPGTSNEDGTGRHLGDGTGRWIDGEFEYTRWYYVGNHGSVTPGSATYDPETFAANCELDPGGWTTTLPADLSTVKAVRLSYQITGDLYEFHSIVMRTYPTIKADAPVGQDIWQFSSYRLGTNAWNYNTTQVITPTPGARYPHTNAWRDVVRVAGVEPYLEKSVDRAVVQVGEPFVYTIGYAANGDAAAPETVDGFTIVDMLPLGVEYVPGSSSIGEPTITVHDSGRQVLTWTLDGVPTNQLHAFTFQAVATEDAPTGVILRNRVDASLDGLNAIPKVADVTLSESGSTTIGKTADQAYIPNLDGDGVGTGSWTVTLRSYDTETQDFTDTIDILPYNGDERGTDFTGTYTLTGVTALPGATVYYTTADPATLSDDPADPSNGSPGDVTGNTVGWTTVFTPDATAVRVIGPELAPGETQSFTITIATSGATGGDVLVNRAHGRTEHTELSMLTSSLTSVANYYSASLKKYVQDADGVWRDAEVVEDYPSFIVGDEVTYLITVENTGEGTLTGIVVDDDRYPEEGGFTIDTLAPGETASHEFTVVATEEMQELSPWVNVASASADIPEDSEVAPTINVDQAGIEIEAQAPELTLVKSAEVVDVNGNALTDAGDEIWYSFTVTNDGNVTLTDVSVDDPLLADAGITITCDPTTLLPGDSVVCTADAAYVITQADVDAGAVENVAIGMRPRRMGVRSSPTRAARWCPPIRWRRSIWSRPRMRPSWWRVRRSPTPSRRPTSATSR